The genomic region TCCATCGGAATGGCTGCGGCAGTCTACAGCCTCTGCTGCCTGCTCAACCCCCGCTTCCTGCAGCCGCTGGGGTCGATGCCGCTGACTATCTACAGCCTGCACATCCTCACCGCACAGTGGATGCAGTGGATGGGGTTCACGGGCGGTTTCCTAATCAGCGTCATCACCGCGTTAGCGTTCGCGTTCGCCTGGAAGCACTTCTTTAACCGTGGCCCGCTGGAAGAAGCCGTCAAGCGCATCACCGACCTCACCCCGCATACCCCTTTGACCACGTCCCACCAACCTGAACAGGAGAAGAAATGAAGAAGATTCTGCCGGCCATCATCACCGCAGCACTGCTCAACCCGTCGGCCGCGTTGGCGATGGAAAGCACCGACTTCGCCGGCGACACCCCCGAAGCCGACACCGTCGTGTCCCTGCGCATGCAGGACGACGAACCGGAAGACGGCACCTGCACCGGCACCGCGATCGCCCCGCATTGGGTGCTCACAGCGCGCCATTGCATGGAGATGTTCGACACACCCGGCGGCAGCGTGCGCACCCTCCAGGGCGACCAGCAGCGCACCTACGCCGTGGACCGGTGGGAAAAAGCGCCCATCGGCGACATCGGGCTCATCCACACCGTGGAGGACATGCAGCTGCGCACCTACGCCACGCTGCCCGACGTTGAGCTGGCCAACGGGGAGGTCACCGTCTATGGCTGGTCTTCCGACGGCTCCGGCGGATCCGAGAAACTGCCGGTAGCCACAGGCACCTCGGAGGTCAGCGACGAAGCGCCCGCGCTTTTCGACGCCCCCTCAGCCGCCGTGGTCACCCTCGCCAACGGCGCGCGCATCCAGCCGGGCGACTCCGGCGGCCCGATCTTCCAGGACGGGCGCATCGCCGCCGTCATGTCCGCCGGCCTGTTCACCAACCCCGACAACCCCTCCGAAGAGGAGCTGCTGAGCAACCCCAAAGTCGCCGTGGCACCCGTGGCCAGCCAGGTGGAGTGGATCAAGAGCGTGATCTCCGCCCCCGAGCCCAGCCCGGAGGAGCGTATGCCGGAAGAAGAGAGAAGCAAGTTCCCCCTC from Corynebacterium genitalium ATCC 33030 harbors:
- a CDS encoding trypsin-like serine protease, producing the protein MKKILPAIITAALLNPSAALAMESTDFAGDTPEADTVVSLRMQDDEPEDGTCTGTAIAPHWVLTARHCMEMFDTPGGSVRTLQGDQQRTYAVDRWEKAPIGDIGLIHTVEDMQLRTYATLPDVELANGEVTVYGWSSDGSGGSEKLPVATGTSEVSDEAPALFDAPSAAVVTLANGARIQPGDSGGPIFQDGRIAAVMSAGLFTNPDNPSEEELLSNPKVAVAPVASQVEWIKSVISAPEPSPEERMPEEERSKFPLGVVIAFGVFVAALAAFGISRTRS